One stretch of Echeneis naucrates chromosome 11, fEcheNa1.1, whole genome shotgun sequence DNA includes these proteins:
- the cfap300 gene encoding cilia- and flagella-associated protein 300: MADETVEQTFSFAFLPSKKFSFLQDKGTLALLMKWSMLGRISAQSYSFDQSFHSYNCEKFALCFFRDPDVAANLKNMEVGVWVPLDKPVVFVDVEVVPCTKVSMELFDPISSCGILRPSGHIVKCFHDVHSDYDELRQMLQEEDSEHYYVVGREERGEFLFRLFKHLCLGGEICQYEDTLQPYINTTKQVYKDLISVQKDSETKKIGVVSMVLKVCAYDESGQCFPGRRAEEQTFAYLIVDPFKRHVTIFYHFYGVGNFTV; encoded by the exons ATGGCAGATGAGACGGTGGAGCAAaccttttcttttgctttccttCCCTCTAAAAAATTCTCCTTCCTACAGGACAAAGGCACATTAGCGCTGTTAATGAAATG GTCCATGCTGGGGAGGATTTCAGCTCAGTCTTACAGCTTTGACCAGAGCTTTCACTCCTACAACTGTGAAAAGTTTGCACTG TGCTTCTTCAGAGACCCTGATGTGGCTGCCAATCTTAAAAATATGGAGGTTGGAGTCTGGGTCCCTCTTG acAAGCCCgttgtgtttgtggatgtggAGGTGGTACCGTGCACTAAAGTCTCCATGGAGCTGTTTGACCCGATCTCCTCTTGTGGCATCCTGAGGCCCTCTGGGCATATAGTTAAATGCTTTCATGACGTCCACTCTGACTATGATGAACTCAGACAG atgctgcaggAAGAGGACAGTGAACACTATTATGTGGTTGGAAGAGAGGAGCGAGGAGAGTTTCTGTTTCGCCTCTTCAAGCACCTCTGTCTTGGAGGAGAGATCTGCCAGTATGAAGATACCCTACAGCCTTACATCAATACCACAAAGCAGGTGTACAAAGATCTGATCAG TGTTCAGAAGGattcagaaacaaagaaaattggTGTTGTCTCCATGGTGCTCAAAGTCTGTGCCTAC GACGAGTCAGGACAATGTTTCCCTGGGAGACGAGCGGAGGAGCAAACATTTGCCTATTTGATTGTCGACCCCTTCAAACGGCATGTgaccatcttctaccacttctaTGGAGTTGGAAACTTCACAGTGTGA